In Chanodichthys erythropterus isolate Z2021 chromosome 18, ASM2448905v1, whole genome shotgun sequence, the following are encoded in one genomic region:
- the LOC137007118 gene encoding coiled-coil domain-containing protein 106-like, with product MPKRKLKLQHKQQDSIQESSNDATPKDLEENEPSLPSCSSQGSDTSIFSMKMKIEFLEEKIKWQEKMIGELENERDFLREQVLGKAKGQDVAPFNVKQEVHHHDHNDDTTSSSRSLSESDEPVLIDNKQKKRKKVAHHSLRHHIRVKGPEEVISRYNQVLKTFRKVRTMSEAFHRHNVDRGTIAATAPIAELQIADPKTYSTLVFDPAMETLLAFAKRCASSVNPEIKRSIEDLKARGHLLPILMKY from the exons ATG CCAAAGCGCAAGTTGAAGCTACAACACAAGCAGCAGGACTCCATTCAGGAGAGCTCCAACGATGCAACACCCAAAGATCTGGAGGAAAATGAGCCTTCTTTACCAAGCTGCAGCAGCCAGGGTTCTGATACTA GCATTTTTTCCATGAAAATGAAGATAGAATTTCTGGAAGAGAAAATAAAGTGGCAAGAAAAAATGATCGGAGAGCTAGAGAATGAACGTGATTTTCTCAGAGAACAGGTTCTTGGGAAAGCCAAAGGACAAGATGTCG cacCTTTCAATGTCAAACAAGAAGTCCACCACCATGATCACAATGATGACACTACCTCCTCATCACGAAGTTTGAGCGAATCTGATGAGCCTGTACTAATAGACAACAAACAGAAGAAAAGGAAGAAGGTGGCACACCATTCCCTTCGACATCACATTAGAG TTAAAGGTCCAGAGGAGGTCATCAGCCGCTACAATCAAGTCCTCAAAACCTTCAGGAAAGTTCGCACCATGTCAGAGGCATTCCATCGGCACAATGTTGACAGAGGCACCATTGCAGCAACAGCACCAATAGCAGAGCTTCAGATTGCAGACCCCAAGACCTACAGCACCCTGGTGTTCGATCCAGCTATGGAAACATTGCTTGCTTTTGCAAAAAGATGTGCCAGTAGTGTTAATCCTGAAATTAAAAGATCCATTGAAGATCTCAAAGCTCGAGGGCATCTATTGCCCATTTTGATGAAGTATTGA